Below is a window of Streptomyces spongiicola DNA.
ACCGGGTCGAGGAGGGGATCGCCGGGGGCGTACGCACCGACCTGGACATGCGACTTGAACACCCGGGCGCCACCCTCGACAGCCGCGCGGACGTAGCGCTCGACGCCCTCTTCCGGGAACAGGGTCGCCGTCCGCAGGCAGTCGGGCGTCCGGGCCGCGAAGTCCGCGGCCCATCCGTTGAGCCACTCCGCCATTCCGGGCTTATGGGGATACAGCATGGAGGTGAAGCTCCCGACCCCGAACTCCCGGAGCAGCGCGACCCGCCTGCCCTCCTCCTCGCGGTAGGTGATGGGCCACGCCATGCCCGTCAGCGGTCCGGCGGAGTCGAAGTACGCCCACACCTTCTCCAGGACCCGTTCGGGCATGAAGTGGGTGTGCACGTCGATGAGCCCGGGCAGCCCCAGCCGCGTCCAGAAGGCCCGTACCGCCACGGCTTCGGAACCCTCGAGGCCCGCGGGGCCATCGGGACCCTCAGGACCCTCAGGACCCTCGGGAGCGTCCTGGGCCGGGCTCCCGGACGGTGCCGCCGTACCTTCTCGGGCCGTCTCCGCGGTATCCGGCGAACAGCACGGGGCGGTGGGTCGGTTCGCTTCCGTCTCGGGGTGATCGCTCATGCCCACAGCCTCAGGCGTCCCCCGAGGCGCTGTCCAGGCCCCGCGTGTGGCTCGGCCCGTCCCCCTCCGCGTCCGCAGATGGGCCGACGGGGCACCGGTACCCGACCGGCACCGGGCCCAGTACGGCACCGGGCCCAGTACGGCACCGGGCCCAGTACGGCTCCGGGCCCAGTACGGGTCCGATACCGGACCGGAGCCGCATCGCATCCGGTCCGCGCCCCGACCGGCGCAGGTCGACCGGT
It encodes the following:
- a CDS encoding amidohydrolase family protein; this translates as MSDHPETEANRPTAPCCSPDTAETAREGTAAPSGSPAQDAPEGPEGPEGPDGPAGLEGSEAVAVRAFWTRLGLPGLIDVHTHFMPERVLEKVWAYFDSAGPLTGMAWPITYREEEGRRVALLREFGVGSFTSMLYPHKPGMAEWLNGWAADFAARTPDCLRTATLFPEEGVERYVRAAVEGGARVFKSHVQVGAYAPGDPLLDPVWGLLAEARVPVVMHCGSGPAPGKHTGPGPVGSLLARHPRLPLIVAHMGMPEYTDFLDLAERHEEVRLDTTMAFTDFSERLSPFPAAERARLADLGDRVLLGTDFPNIPYPYLHQLRALERLDMGDDWLRAVCHGNAAALFSVP